The following nucleotide sequence is from Erythrobacter aurantius.
GTGGTGGGCCGTTTCGTCGAATTCTACGGCGAAGGCGTCGCCAACCTGACCCTCGCCGATCGTGCCACCATTGCCAACATGGCGCCCGAATATGGTGCGACTTGCGGCTTCTTCGGCATCGATGACAAGACCATCGAATACCTGCGCCTGACGGGCCGCAGCGAAGACAACATCGCGCTGGTCGAAGCCTATGCCAAGGAACAGGGCATGTGGTTCGATCCGGCGAACGAGCCGGTTTTCACCAACACACTCGAACTCGACATGGGCGCAGTCGTCCCCAGCCTCGCCGGGCCGAAGCGCCCGCAGGACAAGGTGATCCTCCCCGAAGTGGACGAGCTGTTCAACGGCGATCTCGCCAAGGTCTACGGCAAGAGCGCGCCTGCCCGTGTCGGTGTCGAAGGCAAGGACCACGATATCGGCGACGGCGACGTCGTGATCGCCGCGATCACCAGCTGCACCAACACCTCCAACCCCGACGTGCTCATTGCAGCGGGTCTGGTGGCGAAGAAAGCCAATGAGAAAGGCCTCAAGCCCAAGCCCTGGGTCAAGACCTCGCTCGCTCCCGGTTCGCAGGTGGTTACCGACTATCTCGTAAAGTCAGGCCTGCAGGAGCATCTCGACGCTGTCGGTTTCGACCTCGTCGGCTATGGCTGCACCACCTGTATCGGCAACTCCGGCCCGCTCGCTCCGCCGATCAGTGCCGCGATCAACGGCAACGACATCGTTGCGGCGTCAGTGCTGTCGGGCAACCGCAACTTCGAAGGGCGCGTTTCGCCCGATGTCCGCGCCAACTTCCTCGCATCGCCGCCGCTGGTGGTTGCTTATGCGCTGAAGGGTACCGTTACCGAGGACATCACCACCACTCCGATCGGGCAGGATCAGGACGGCAATGACGTCATGCTCGCTGATCTGTGGCCGACCAATGCGGAAGTGGCAGAGCATCGCGCCGCCAATATCGACCGCTCGATGTTCGAAAGCCGCTATGCCAACGTCTATGACGGCGACGAGCACTGGCAGGCGATCACGGTGGAGCCTTCGGACACCTATCAGTGGCGTGCAGGTTCAACCTATGTCGCCAACCCGCCCTATTTCGACGGGATGAGCATGACCCCGGCGCCGGTCACCGACATCGTCGGTGCAAAGCCGCTGGCGATCCTCGGCGACAGTGTCACCACCGACCACATCTCGCCCGCCGGATCGATCAAGGAAGACAGCCCGGCAGGGACCTATCTCAAGTCGAACCAGGTGGCGAAGAAGGACTTCAACTCCTATGGATCGCGTCGCGGCAACCACGAAGTCATGATGCGCGGCACCTTCGCCAACATCCGCATCAAGAACGAAATGGTCCCCGGCGTCGAAGGCGGTGTGACGACCTACAATGGCGAACAGATGCCGATCTACGATGCCGCAATGCGCCACAAGGAAGACGGAACCCCGCTGATCGTGGTCGGCGGCAAGGAATACGGCACCGGCTCATCGCGCGACTGGGCGGCAAAGGGCACGATCCTGCTGGGCGTGCGCGCCGTGATCGTCGAAAGCTTCGAGCGTATTCACCGCTCGAACCTCGTCGGCATGGGTGTGCTGCCGTTGCAGTTCAAGAACGGCGACACGCGTGAGACGCTGGGCCTGACGGCAGATGACAGCTTCAGTATCAAGGGGCTGGCTGAGCTCACCCCCGGCCAGGACGTCGAGATCGAGGTGACCCGAGGCGACGGCGCGACCTTCACCTTCACCGCGCTTTGCCGTATCGATACGGCGAACGAAATGGAGTATTACCGCAACGGCGGCATCCTCCATTACGTGCTGCGCAAGCTGGCTGCCTGATCGGGAGCCCAAAGGAGCAACGAATGAACCCGGCGCGTCTCGCCCTTTCCTTCCCCGCCGTGCTGGCGCTTGCCGCCTGCGCACCGGGAGAGGATGACGATGGCAAGCGCGCGCCG
It contains:
- the acnA gene encoding aconitate hydratase AcnA, producing MTAIGKDTLATRSTLDVNGKTYAYYSLAKAAEQLGDVSKLPISMKVLLENLLRFEDEGFTVGKEHIQAIVDWQANPVTGGEIQYRPARVLLQDFTGVPCVVDLAAMRDAIKKLGGDTAKINPLVPVNLVIDHSVMVDEFGHPKAMEANMALEYERNAERYDFLKWGSKSFKNFSAVPPGTGICHQVNLEHIAQGIWSSEGPDGQMVAYPDTCVGTDSHTTMINGLGVLGWGVGGIEAEAAMLGQPVSMLIPEVVGFKLTGKMAEGVTATDLVLTCVQMLREVGVVGRFVEFYGEGVANLTLADRATIANMAPEYGATCGFFGIDDKTIEYLRLTGRSEDNIALVEAYAKEQGMWFDPANEPVFTNTLELDMGAVVPSLAGPKRPQDKVILPEVDELFNGDLAKVYGKSAPARVGVEGKDHDIGDGDVVIAAITSCTNTSNPDVLIAAGLVAKKANEKGLKPKPWVKTSLAPGSQVVTDYLVKSGLQEHLDAVGFDLVGYGCTTCIGNSGPLAPPISAAINGNDIVAASVLSGNRNFEGRVSPDVRANFLASPPLVVAYALKGTVTEDITTTPIGQDQDGNDVMLADLWPTNAEVAEHRAANIDRSMFESRYANVYDGDEHWQAITVEPSDTYQWRAGSTYVANPPYFDGMSMTPAPVTDIVGAKPLAILGDSVTTDHISPAGSIKEDSPAGTYLKSNQVAKKDFNSYGSRRGNHEVMMRGTFANIRIKNEMVPGVEGGVTTYNGEQMPIYDAAMRHKEDGTPLIVVGGKEYGTGSSRDWAAKGTILLGVRAVIVESFERIHRSNLVGMGVLPLQFKNGDTRETLGLTADDSFSIKGLAELTPGQDVEIEVTRGDGATFTFTALCRIDTANEMEYYRNGGILHYVLRKLAA